Proteins co-encoded in one Bradyrhizobium sp. 170 genomic window:
- the sppA gene encoding signal peptide peptidase SppA, translated as MSLDSDVIVDRRRIRRKLTFWRVVAGLVAIAAIVTVGAIATRTGPAALTASGSIARVNIEGLIRSDQQRVEALERLEKSSHVAVIVHINSPGGTTAGSEQLYDALVRLKAKKPLVVVVEGLAASGGYITAMAADHIVARQSSLVGSIGVLFQFPNFTELMKTVGVKVEEVKSSPLKAAPNGFEPTSPEARAALDALVKDSYAWFRGLVKERRAMDDALLEKVADGRVFTGRQAVELKLVDQLGDEKAAVAWLVAEKKIKSDLPVRDYKLNPQFGDLTFLRAAASIAFDALGLSSIARQIEQAGVAQAVDQLSLDGMLALWRPAATN; from the coding sequence ATGTCGCTCGATTCGGACGTGATCGTCGATCGCCGCAGGATCCGCCGCAAGCTGACCTTCTGGCGCGTCGTGGCTGGCCTGGTTGCCATCGCGGCCATCGTCACCGTCGGGGCGATCGCGACAAGGACCGGGCCGGCTGCGCTGACGGCATCGGGATCGATCGCGCGTGTCAATATCGAAGGGCTGATCCGCAGCGACCAGCAACGCGTCGAGGCGCTGGAGCGGTTGGAGAAATCGAGCCATGTCGCCGTCATCGTGCACATCAATTCGCCTGGCGGCACCACGGCCGGCTCCGAGCAACTTTATGACGCGCTGGTGCGCCTGAAGGCCAAGAAGCCGCTGGTCGTGGTGGTAGAGGGGCTGGCCGCGTCGGGCGGTTACATCACGGCGATGGCCGCCGATCATATCGTCGCCCGCCAGAGTTCGCTGGTCGGTTCGATCGGCGTGCTGTTCCAGTTTCCGAATTTCACCGAGCTGATGAAGACCGTGGGCGTCAAGGTCGAGGAAGTGAAATCCTCGCCGCTGAAGGCTGCGCCCAACGGTTTCGAGCCGACCAGCCCGGAGGCGCGCGCCGCGCTCGACGCGCTGGTGAAGGATTCCTATGCCTGGTTCCGCGGCCTGGTGAAGGAGCGGCGCGCCATGGATGACGCGCTGCTCGAAAAGGTCGCGGATGGCCGCGTCTTCACCGGCCGTCAGGCGGTCGAACTGAAGCTGGTCGATCAGCTCGGCGATGAAAAAGCAGCCGTTGCCTGGCTGGTTGCCGAAAAGAAGATCAAGAGCGACCTGCCGGTGCGCGATTACAAGCTTAACCCGCAGTTCGGGGACCTGACGTTCCTGCGCGCGGCGGCTTCCATTGCGTTCGATGCGCTCGGCTTGAGTTCCATCGCGCGCCAGATCGAGCAGGCCGGCGTTGCCCAGGCGGTCGATCAGCTCTCGCTCGACGGCATGTTGGCGCTGTGGCGCCCCGCCGCCACCAACTGA
- the rpsA gene encoding 30S ribosomal protein S1: MAGNTASGEHMASTAASYNPTRDDFAAMLDESFAGGNLQESSVIKGKVVAIEKDMAVIDVGLKTEGRVALREFAGPGRESDLKVGDEVEVFLDRIENALGEAVLSRDKARREESWGKLEKAFNNNEKVHGVIFNQVKGGFTVDLDGAVAFLPRSQVDIRPIRDVAPLMNNSQPFQILKMDRRRGNIVVSRRTVLEETRAEQRQELVQNLEEGQVIDGVVKNITDYGAFVDLGGIDGLLHVTDIAWRRVNHPTEVLTIGQTVKVKIIKINHETHRISLGMKQLLDDPWQGIEAKYPLNARFTGRVTNITDYGAFVELEPGIEGLIHVSEMSWTKKNMHPGKIVSTSQEVEVQVLEVDSVKRRISLGLKQTMRNPWEVFVEKFPVGSTVEGEVKNKTEFGLFLGLDGDVDGMVHLSDLDWKLPGEQVIDNFKKGDMVKAVVLDVDVEKERISLGVKQLEGDPFAEPGDVKKGAVVTCEVLEVKEAGIEVKISGTDFTTFIKRSELARDRNDQRAERFAVGEKVDARVIQFDKKARKVQVSIKALEVAEEKEAIAQYGSSDSGATLGDILGTALKNRDK, encoded by the coding sequence ATGGCCGGCAATACCGCATCTGGAGAACATATGGCTTCGACTGCTGCTTCTTATAATCCTACCCGCGACGATTTCGCTGCAATGCTGGACGAGTCCTTCGCCGGCGGCAATCTGCAGGAAAGCTCCGTCATCAAGGGCAAGGTAGTTGCAATTGAAAAGGACATGGCCGTCATCGACGTCGGCCTGAAGACCGAAGGCCGCGTGGCGCTGCGCGAATTCGCCGGCCCCGGCCGCGAAAGCGATCTCAAGGTTGGCGACGAGGTCGAGGTGTTCCTCGACAGAATCGAAAATGCGCTCGGCGAAGCCGTGCTGTCGCGCGACAAGGCGCGCCGCGAGGAAAGCTGGGGCAAGCTCGAGAAGGCCTTCAACAACAACGAGAAGGTTCACGGCGTCATCTTCAACCAGGTCAAGGGCGGCTTCACGGTCGACCTCGACGGCGCGGTCGCCTTCCTGCCGCGCTCGCAGGTCGATATCCGCCCGATCCGCGACGTCGCGCCGCTGATGAACAACTCGCAGCCGTTCCAGATCCTCAAGATGGATCGCCGCCGCGGCAATATCGTGGTGTCGCGCCGCACGGTTCTCGAAGAGACCCGCGCCGAGCAGCGCCAGGAGCTGGTGCAGAACCTCGAAGAGGGTCAGGTGATCGACGGCGTGGTCAAGAACATCACCGATTACGGTGCGTTCGTTGATCTCGGCGGCATCGACGGCCTGCTTCACGTCACCGATATCGCCTGGCGCCGGGTCAACCACCCGACCGAAGTGCTCACCATCGGCCAGACCGTGAAGGTCAAGATCATCAAGATCAACCACGAGACCCACCGCATTTCGCTCGGCATGAAGCAGTTGCTGGACGATCCGTGGCAGGGCATCGAGGCCAAGTACCCGCTGAACGCGCGCTTCACCGGCCGCGTCACCAATATCACCGACTACGGCGCGTTCGTCGAACTGGAGCCGGGCATCGAAGGCCTGATCCACGTCTCGGAAATGTCGTGGACCAAAAAGAACATGCACCCCGGCAAGATCGTTTCGACCTCGCAGGAAGTCGAAGTGCAGGTCTTGGAAGTCGATTCGGTCAAGCGCCGCATCTCGCTCGGTCTCAAGCAGACCATGCGTAATCCCTGGGAAGTCTTCGTCGAGAAGTTCCCGGTCGGCTCGACGGTCGAAGGCGAGGTCAAGAACAAGACCGAGTTCGGTCTGTTCCTCGGTCTCGACGGCGATGTCGACGGCATGGTGCATCTGTCCGACCTCGACTGGAAGCTTCCGGGCGAGCAGGTCATCGACAACTTCAAGAAGGGCGACATGGTCAAGGCCGTGGTGCTCGACGTCGATGTCGAAAAGGAGCGCATCTCGCTCGGCGTCAAGCAGCTCGAAGGCGACCCCTTCGCAGAGCCTGGCGACGTCAAGAAGGGCGCGGTCGTCACCTGCGAAGTGCTCGAAGTGAAGGAAGCCGGCATCGAGGTGAAAATCTCGGGCACCGACTTCACCACCTTCATCAAGCGCTCCGAACTGGCCCGTGACCGCAACGATCAGCGCGCCGAGCGTTTCGCCGTCGGCGAGAAGGTCGATGCCCGCGTGATCCAGTTCGACAAGAAGGCCCGCAAGGTGCAGGTCTCGATCAAGGCGCTGGAAGTCGCCGAAGAGAAGGAAGCCATCGCGCAGTACGGCTCCTCCGATTCGGGAGCAACGCTGGGCGATATTCTCGGCACCGCGCTCAAGAACCGCGACAAGTAA
- the cmk gene encoding (d)CMP kinase: protein MIIAIDGPAASGKGTLGKRLAHHYGYRHLDTGVIYRAVAKALLDEGVDLTDEARAVAVAMELDPEKFGHPELKTQRIGDAASVVSAIPSVREALVNFQRQFAADPPGAVLDGRDIGTVICPNADVKIFVVADPHVRAHRRTLEALARGEAADEAMVLADILKRDERDRNRAAAPLKAAADAHILDNSNLDIEGGVRAAIAIVEAVRAGRGSSR from the coding sequence ATGATCATCGCCATCGACGGACCGGCGGCATCCGGCAAGGGCACGCTCGGCAAGCGGCTCGCTCACCATTACGGCTATCGCCATCTCGACACCGGCGTGATCTATCGCGCGGTCGCGAAAGCGCTGCTGGACGAAGGGGTTGACCTCACCGACGAGGCGCGCGCGGTGGCGGTTGCCATGGAGCTCGATCCCGAAAAATTCGGACATCCCGAGTTGAAGACGCAGCGCATCGGCGATGCCGCCTCTGTCGTGTCGGCAATACCCAGCGTGCGCGAGGCGCTGGTCAATTTTCAGCGCCAGTTCGCGGCCGATCCGCCGGGCGCCGTGCTTGACGGTCGCGACATCGGAACCGTGATCTGCCCGAATGCCGATGTGAAGATCTTTGTCGTCGCCGACCCGCATGTGCGAGCCCATCGCCGGACGCTGGAAGCGCTGGCGCGTGGCGAAGCCGCCGACGAGGCGATGGTGCTGGCCGATATCCTCAAGCGCGACGAACGGGACCGGAATCGCGCCGCAGCGCCCCTGAAGGCGGCCGCCGACGCCCACATCCTGGATAATTCCAATCTCGATATCGAAGGCGGCGTGCGCGCCGCCATTGCGATCGTCGAGGCGGTCCGCGCCGGACGGGGAAGTTCTCGCTAG
- a CDS encoding tripartite tricarboxylate transporter substrate binding protein — MSAISRRRFIGSAAAASAIPLIGSSAHAQTDWPTRPIKIIAGYPAGGQTDLFARTYGEYIRAQTGQNVTVENKAGASGSVAAAEAKRAAPDGYTLMFTISTTMIMNRVLIKDIPYDAEKDFTLVSIMPAGSLPFVASEKTGAKTLAEFVAYAKKAEKVNIGTYGAGSYAHMAVAEMNKQYGLKMEAVHYRGEAPMWTDLAGGFIDAAHGSYSAALSVLQSGRGHAVAVSRKRMSTLPDVPSFAEQGTTSRIFQLTGFQCCAVPTGTPAAIIEKLSKLLVAGGKTEKLQQLMKSFGVDDTAMTFEETQKLYKEESPVWLEAVTSLGLAPS, encoded by the coding sequence ATGAGCGCCATTTCACGACGTCGTTTTATCGGCAGCGCAGCAGCCGCCTCGGCGATCCCGCTGATCGGGTCTTCGGCCCATGCGCAGACCGACTGGCCGACAAGGCCGATCAAGATCATCGCCGGCTATCCGGCCGGAGGGCAGACCGATTTGTTCGCGCGCACCTATGGCGAATATATCCGCGCGCAGACGGGCCAGAACGTGACGGTGGAAAACAAGGCCGGCGCCTCGGGATCCGTCGCGGCGGCTGAAGCCAAGCGCGCCGCGCCCGACGGCTACACGCTGATGTTCACGATCTCGACGACCATGATCATGAACCGCGTTCTGATCAAGGACATCCCTTACGACGCCGAAAAGGATTTCACCCTCGTCTCGATCATGCCGGCAGGCAGCCTGCCGTTCGTGGCCAGCGAGAAGACAGGCGCAAAAACGCTTGCGGAATTCGTCGCCTACGCGAAGAAGGCCGAGAAGGTCAACATCGGCACCTACGGCGCAGGCTCATACGCGCACATGGCGGTCGCCGAAATGAACAAGCAGTATGGTCTCAAGATGGAAGCGGTCCACTATCGCGGCGAAGCGCCGATGTGGACCGATCTTGCCGGCGGATTTATCGATGCCGCCCACGGCAGCTACTCCGCGGCGTTGTCCGTCCTGCAAAGCGGCCGCGGCCATGCGGTCGCTGTCTCGCGCAAGCGCATGTCGACATTGCCCGACGTTCCTTCTTTCGCAGAGCAAGGCACAACATCGCGGATCTTCCAGTTGACCGGCTTCCAGTGCTGCGCCGTGCCGACAGGCACGCCGGCGGCCATCATTGAGAAGCTGTCAAAACTCCTCGTCGCCGGCGGCAAGACCGAAAAATTGCAGCAGCTCATGAAATCCTTCGGCGTCGACGATACTGCGATGACGTTCGAGGAGACGCAGAAACTGTACAAGGAAGAATCGCCCGTCTGGCTCGAGGCGGTGACGAGCCTTGGGCTCGCGCCGTCCTGA
- the aroA gene encoding 3-phosphoshikimate 1-carboxyvinyltransferase: MTDSTTQTPLESRASGPLSGKVRVPGDKSISHRALILGALSVGETRISGLLEGEDVLNTAKSMQALGARVERTGPFAWKVAGVGVAGFAQPAFPLDFGNSGTGCRLVMGAVAGCPITAVFDGDDSLRSRPMRRILDPLELMGAKAGETREGGRLPLTLHGARDPVPILYRTPVASAQIKSAVLLAGLAAPGITTVIEQEASRDHTELMLKHFGAEIVSTTEGSHGRKIALTGQPELHGADVVVPADPSSAAFPIVAALVVGGSDVTFSDVMTNPLRTGLFTTLREMGASIEESEVRGDAGEPMATLRVRASKLRGVEVPPERAPSMIDEYLVLAVAASFAEGTTIMRGLQELRVKESDRLEATAAMLRVNGVRVEIAGDDLIVEGRGHVPGGGLVATHMDHRIAMSALVMGLAADKPVKVDDTAFIATSFPDFIPMMRSLGAEFS, encoded by the coding sequence TTGACCGATTCAACCACCCAAACCCCGCTGGAATCCCGCGCAAGCGGCCCTTTGAGCGGCAAAGTCCGCGTTCCCGGCGACAAGTCGATTTCACACCGCGCCCTCATCCTGGGGGCGCTTTCGGTCGGCGAAACCAGGATTTCCGGCCTGCTGGAGGGCGAAGACGTCCTCAATACCGCGAAATCCATGCAGGCGCTGGGTGCCAGGGTCGAACGGACCGGCCCGTTCGCCTGGAAGGTGGCGGGCGTGGGCGTGGCGGGCTTCGCCCAACCAGCCTTCCCGCTCGATTTCGGCAATTCCGGTACCGGGTGCCGGTTGGTGATGGGGGCGGTAGCGGGTTGCCCGATCACGGCGGTGTTCGACGGCGACGACTCGCTGCGGTCCCGCCCGATGCGCCGGATCCTCGATCCCCTGGAATTGATGGGTGCCAAAGCCGGTGAGACCAGGGAAGGCGGCCGCTTGCCGCTGACGCTGCACGGTGCCCGCGATCCGGTGCCGATCCTCTACCGGACCCCTGTTGCATCCGCCCAGATCAAGTCGGCGGTGCTGCTGGCGGGACTTGCAGCGCCTGGTATCACCACGGTCATCGAGCAGGAAGCCAGCCGTGATCACACCGAGCTGATGCTGAAACATTTCGGTGCAGAGATCGTCTCGACCACGGAAGGCAGCCACGGCCGCAAGATCGCGCTGACGGGCCAGCCTGAATTGCATGGTGCTGACGTCGTGGTGCCCGCCGATCCGTCCTCGGCTGCATTCCCGATCGTGGCGGCGCTGGTCGTCGGAGGCTCCGACGTGACCTTCTCCGACGTCATGACGAATCCGCTGCGCACCGGCCTGTTCACGACGCTGCGCGAGATGGGCGCTTCGATCGAGGAAAGCGAAGTCCGCGGCGACGCCGGCGAGCCGATGGCGACCTTGCGCGTGCGCGCGTCGAAACTGCGCGGCGTCGAGGTGCCGCCGGAGCGCGCGCCCTCGATGATCGACGAATATCTGGTGCTGGCGGTCGCAGCCTCCTTCGCCGAGGGCACCACCATCATGCGCGGCCTGCAGGAATTGCGCGTCAAGGAATCCGACCGGCTCGAGGCCACCGCCGCCATGCTGCGCGTCAACGGCGTCAGGGTCGAGATCGCAGGCGATGATTTGATCGTCGAGGGCCGCGGCCATGTGCCCGGCGGCGGTCTCGTCGCCACCCACATGGATCACCGCATCGCGATGTCGGCGCTGGTGATGGGGCTTGCCGCCGACAAGCCGGTCAAGGTCGACGACACCGCCTTCATCGCCACCAGCTTCCCGGATTTCATTCCGATGATGCGCTCGCTGGGGGCGGAGTTTTCGTAA
- a CDS encoding TIGR02300 family protein yields MAKSDLGTKRICPTTGKKFYDLNKNPVISPYTGEVVPIAPIAPPRAARGDAARAAAAASATAAADQPEAAEAEELVSLEEADAEENTGKVKAVVPESEDDIEIDETIEGDDDDDSTFIPDEEEGDEDVTDIIGDVGGDEET; encoded by the coding sequence GTGGCCAAATCCGATCTCGGAACCAAACGCATTTGCCCGACGACGGGTAAGAAATTCTATGATCTGAACAAGAACCCGGTGATCTCGCCCTACACTGGCGAGGTCGTGCCGATTGCGCCGATTGCGCCACCGCGGGCTGCCCGTGGCGATGCCGCACGCGCCGCCGCCGCCGCTTCGGCCACCGCCGCTGCCGATCAGCCGGAGGCCGCCGAGGCCGAAGAGTTGGTCTCGCTCGAGGAGGCCGATGCCGAGGAAAATACCGGCAAGGTGAAGGCCGTGGTTCCCGAATCGGAAGACGACATCGAGATCGACGAGACCATCGAGGGCGATGACGACGACGATTCCACCTTCATTCCCGACGAGGAAGAAGGGGATGAGGACGTTACCGACATCATCGGTGATGTCGGAGGCGACGAAGAGACTTGA
- a CDS encoding GIY-YIG nuclease family protein yields the protein MWYVYIIRSLSFPEQEYIGATADLKRRIPEHNAGRSAHTAKFKPWELVWYCAFPDKYKALAFEKYLKSHSGRAFAKKRL from the coding sequence ATGTGGTACGTCTACATCATCCGCAGCCTCAGTTTCCCTGAACAGGAATACATCGGTGCAACCGCGGATTTGAAGCGGCGGATACCCGAGCACAACGCCGGCAGATCCGCGCATACAGCAAAATTCAAACCTTGGGAGCTGGTGTGGTACTGCGCCTTCCCCGACAAGTACAAAGCGCTAGCCTTCGAGAAGTACCTGAAATCCCACTCCGGCCGAGCCTTCGCCAAAAAGCGCCTCTAG
- a CDS encoding MarR family transcriptional regulator yields the protein MARKHAADLPLRLDNQLCFAVYSTAHAFNRVYKPLLDKLGLTYPQYLVMLVLWERDGVPVKDIGERLLLDSGTLTPLLKRLEAAELVRRTRSTEDERQVLIALTPKGDALREKARAVPQSILSASACSVGELMTMKNEIVALRDRLNAVLGE from the coding sequence ATGGCCAGGAAACACGCGGCCGACTTGCCGCTCAGGCTCGATAATCAGCTCTGCTTTGCGGTGTATTCCACCGCGCACGCGTTCAACCGCGTCTACAAGCCGCTGCTCGACAAACTCGGTCTGACCTATCCGCAATATCTGGTCATGCTGGTGCTGTGGGAGCGCGACGGTGTGCCGGTCAAGGACATCGGCGAACGGCTGCTGCTGGATTCCGGCACGCTGACGCCGCTGCTCAAGCGGCTGGAGGCGGCCGAACTGGTCAGGCGCACGCGCAGCACCGAGGACGAGCGGCAGGTGCTGATCGCGCTGACGCCAAAGGGCGACGCGCTGCGCGAGAAAGCGCGGGCGGTGCCGCAATCGATTCTCTCGGCGTCAGCTTGTTCAGTCGGCGAACTCATGACGATGAAGAACGAGATCGTGGCGTTGCGCGATCGGCTGAATGCGGTGTTGGGGGAGTAG
- a CDS encoding organic hydroperoxide resistance protein, whose translation MSVNVLYKTSAKATGGRDGTAATLDGALDVKLATPKELGGGGGAGNNPEQLFAAGYAACFIGAMKFVASQGGPKVPADATVTSTVGIGPRSAGGFGLDVELAVSLPGVAKAEAEALVAKAHQVCPYSNATRGNIDVRLTVV comes from the coding sequence ATGTCCGTGAACGTGCTCTACAAGACCAGCGCCAAGGCCACCGGCGGCCGTGACGGCACCGCAGCAACCCTCGACGGCGCGCTCGACGTCAAGCTCGCGACCCCGAAGGAACTCGGCGGCGGCGGTGGCGCTGGCAACAACCCCGAGCAGCTGTTTGCGGCCGGCTATGCCGCCTGCTTCATCGGCGCGATGAAATTCGTAGCTTCCCAAGGCGGCCCGAAGGTACCGGCGGACGCTACCGTGACCTCCACCGTCGGCATCGGCCCGCGTTCGGCCGGCGGCTTTGGCCTCGATGTCGAACTCGCCGTATCGCTGCCCGGCGTTGCCAAGGCGGAAGCGGAAGCGCTGGTGGCGAAGGCGCATCAGGTGTGCCCGTATTCCAACGCCACCCGCGGCAACATCGATGTCCGCCTGACCGTCGTCTGA
- a CDS encoding CaiB/BaiF CoA-transferase family protein, with translation MSSPGAMTGLRVIDLTRVLGGPYCTQILADHGADVIKVEPPAGDEVRDWGPPFHEEDAAYFVGINRNKRSIGLDLASEGGRAVLLKMLETADVLIENFKPGTLDKWGIGNDVLRAKFPRLVHCRISGFGADGPRGGNPGYDAIIQAMTGMIAATGSPESGPMRIGVPLVDITTGLYAAIGILMALSERQRSGLGQFLETTLYETGLAIMHPHTANYFMHGKPPGLTGNEHPNLVPYAIFPTRTDDIFIGVGNDGTFRKLAKEIGKPELGTDPRFARNKDRIANRDALRAELAAVFSQHEAEPLCNRLLAAGLPAGPVQKIDQALTNPHTLHRGDIIEKDWYKGVASPIRLERTKPSLRRTPPKFSQHTSEVLGEFGYAKSEIEALVAKGAVCGNERKR, from the coding sequence ATGAGTTCTCCCGGCGCAATGACCGGCCTGCGCGTGATCGACCTGACGCGCGTGCTCGGCGGCCCCTATTGCACGCAAATCCTCGCCGACCACGGCGCCGACGTCATCAAGGTCGAACCGCCGGCCGGCGACGAAGTGCGCGACTGGGGCCCTCCATTCCACGAGGAGGACGCGGCCTATTTCGTCGGCATCAACCGCAACAAGCGCTCGATCGGGCTGGACCTCGCTTCCGAAGGCGGGCGCGCCGTGCTGCTGAAAATGCTGGAGACCGCCGACGTCCTGATCGAGAATTTCAAGCCGGGCACGCTCGACAAATGGGGTATCGGCAACGACGTGCTGCGCGCGAAATTTCCGCGTCTCGTGCATTGCCGGATTTCCGGCTTCGGCGCCGACGGCCCGCGCGGCGGCAATCCCGGCTACGACGCCATCATCCAGGCCATGACCGGCATGATTGCGGCGACCGGCTCGCCGGAGAGCGGCCCGATGCGGATTGGCGTTCCCCTGGTGGACATCACCACCGGGCTTTACGCGGCGATCGGCATCCTGATGGCGCTCTCAGAACGGCAGCGTTCAGGTCTCGGTCAGTTTCTGGAAACCACGCTGTATGAAACCGGCCTTGCGATCATGCATCCGCACACCGCGAACTACTTCATGCATGGCAAGCCGCCGGGCCTTACCGGCAACGAGCATCCGAACCTAGTGCCCTATGCGATCTTCCCGACCAGGACCGATGACATCTTCATCGGCGTCGGCAATGACGGCACCTTCCGCAAGCTCGCCAAGGAAATCGGCAAGCCCGAACTCGGCACCGATCCTCGCTTTGCCCGCAACAAGGACCGCATCGCCAACCGCGATGCGCTGCGCGCCGAGCTCGCTGCCGTGTTCAGCCAGCACGAGGCCGAACCGCTCTGCAATCGCCTGCTGGCGGCAGGCCTGCCGGCGGGCCCGGTGCAGAAGATCGACCAGGCGCTGACCAATCCGCACACGCTGCATCGCGGCGATATCATTGAAAAGGATTGGTACAAGGGCGTCGCCTCCCCGATCCGGCTGGAGCGGACCAAGCCGAGCCTGCGCCGGACACCACCGAAATTCAGCCAGCACACATCAGAGGTGCTGGGCGAGTTCGGCTACGCGAAGAGCGAGATCGAGGCGCTGGTCGCCAAGGGCGCGGTCTGCGGCAACGAGCGCAAGCGGTAA
- the ugpB gene encoding sn-glycerol-3-phosphate ABC transporter substrate-binding protein UgpB: protein MALRQFGAAAAVTVALALATPAQAVTEIQWWHAMSGGNNDIVNKLAAEFNASQSDYKVVPTFKGSYPDTMNAGIAAFRAGNAPHIMQVFEVGTATMMSATGAIKPVYQLMKDAGEPFDPKAYLPTITGYYSTSKGDMLSFPFNSSSMVMWINKDELKKAGVAEIPKTWPEVFAAAKKLKAAGHETCGFSNAWASWAHIEQFSAWHNVPIGTKANGLDGFDTVLTFNSPLHVKHLQNLIDLQKDKTYDYSGRENKSEARFGSGECAIFLTSSGYYATAKSTAKFDFTSAPMPYYPDAAGAPQNSIIGGASLWVMGGKKPDEYKGVAKFFTFLSDTNRQAKLHQESGYLPITKAAYEKTKADGFYEKNPVPETPLKELTNKEPTENSRGLRFGNMVQMRDVWAEQIEAALAGQKTAQQALDEAVAKGNAMLRTFEKTAK from the coding sequence ATGGCACTACGACAATTCGGCGCAGCGGCGGCAGTAACGGTTGCGCTGGCGCTCGCAACGCCTGCCCAGGCCGTGACCGAGATCCAGTGGTGGCACGCCATGTCCGGCGGCAACAACGACATCGTCAACAAGCTCGCCGCGGAATTCAACGCCAGCCAGTCCGACTACAAGGTCGTTCCGACCTTCAAGGGCAGCTATCCCGACACCATGAATGCCGGCATCGCCGCCTTCCGCGCCGGCAACGCGCCGCATATCATGCAGGTGTTCGAGGTCGGCACCGCGACCATGATGAGCGCCACCGGCGCCATCAAGCCGGTCTACCAGCTCATGAAGGATGCCGGCGAGCCCTTCGATCCCAAGGCCTATCTGCCGACCATTACTGGCTACTACTCGACCTCCAAGGGCGACATGCTGTCGTTCCCCTTCAATTCCTCGTCGATGGTGATGTGGATCAACAAGGACGAGTTGAAGAAGGCCGGCGTCGCCGAAATTCCAAAAACCTGGCCGGAAGTGTTTGCTGCCGCGAAGAAGCTTAAGGCCGCCGGACACGAGACCTGCGGCTTCTCCAATGCCTGGGCATCGTGGGCGCACATCGAACAATTTTCGGCATGGCACAACGTGCCGATCGGAACCAAGGCCAACGGCCTCGATGGTTTCGACACGGTTCTGACCTTCAACTCGCCGCTACATGTGAAGCATTTGCAGAACTTGATCGACCTGCAAAAGGACAAGACCTACGACTATTCCGGCCGCGAAAATAAGAGCGAAGCCCGCTTCGGTTCGGGCGAATGCGCGATCTTCCTGACCTCGTCAGGTTACTACGCCACCGCCAAGAGCACCGCCAAGTTCGACTTCACCTCGGCGCCGATGCCCTATTACCCCGACGCGGCCGGCGCACCGCAGAACTCGATCATCGGCGGTGCATCGCTGTGGGTGATGGGCGGCAAGAAGCCCGATGAATACAAAGGCGTGGCGAAATTCTTCACCTTCCTGTCCGACACCAACCGTCAGGCCAAGCTGCACCAGGAATCCGGCTATCTGCCGATCACCAAAGCTGCCTATGAGAAGACCAAGGCCGACGGCTTCTACGAAAAAAACCCGGTACCGGAGACCCCGCTAAAGGAGCTCACCAACAAGGAGCCGACCGAGAATTCGCGCGGCCTGCGCTTCGGCAACATGGTGCAGATGCGCGACGTCTGGGCCGAGCAGATCGAAGCGGCCCTCGCCGGGCAAAAAACCGCGCAGCAAGCGCTTGATGAGGCCGTCGCCAAAGGCAATGCGATGTTGCGAACGTTCGAAAAGACGGCAAAGTAG